The following DNA comes from Nicotiana sylvestris chromosome 10, ASM39365v2, whole genome shotgun sequence.
TACGCCGCTTACCGCTATTTCAGACACGGCCAGGTATAGATATAGTGTTTCATCCTCCTTTGGCATATGGAGCAAAGGTGGACTAGTCAAATATCGTTTTAGTTCCTCTAAGGTGTGTTGGTATTCTGTaatccattcgaagttgttctttcttttgagtaaAGATAAGAAATGATGGCTCTTGTCTGATGAacttgatatgaatctgcccagggCCGCTGTCTGCCCTGTTAGCCGTTGTATGACCTTTACATTGTTTACCACCGTGATTTCTTGGATGGCATTTATTTTGTCAAGATtaatctcgatccccctgtttgataccatgaagcctaggaatttgcccgaacccactccgaaggcCTTCtcagggttgagcttcatgttgtaacttctgaggatgtcgaaagTTTCTTGCAAATGAGTAAAATGGTCCTCTGCGTGCAGGGACTTatttagcatatcatcaatatatacctccattgatttacctacttgATGCTTGAACATTTAATTAACTAGGCGCTGGTACGTTGCCCCTgcgttttttagcccgaagggcattacgttgtAGCAGTAGATACCATATTTTGTGATGAACGAGGTTTTTCCCATGTCCTTGGGGTTCATCTAGATTTGATTATAACccgagtaggcgtcgagaaaggtgagggtctcgtggccggccgtagaATCGATCAGACGATCAATGTTAGGCAATGGGTAGGAATCTTTGGGACACGctttattcaagtctttataatctacgcacattcttagcttatttccctttttaggcACCACTACTATGTTGGCCAgccattcggggtactttacctctctaatgaatcctattttaagaagtttcgttacctcttctttgatgaaggcatgttttacctcgaACTGTGGTCTTCTCTTCTACTTTATGGGTTTAAACTTGGGATCGACGCTCAATCTGTGGGAGGTTATTTCTGGCGGAATTCTTGTCATATCTAAGTGAGACCAAGCGAAACAACTGATAttgttactaagaaattgaatgaaccctttcctgagtttgggggttaaccccgttcccAGATATACCTTACGATCCAGGAGTTGTTCGATTAAAATGGTCTGCTCCAGCTTTTCGACTGTCGATTTAGTTGTGTATGATTCTTTGGGGGCGACGAAGGTCCGAGGAGCGAAGAAATCTTCTTTGTCGTCCTCGGGGGTTGTATGTTCCTCACCTCGTCTGAGATTGGGTGCGTGGGGATCGACACCTTATGGTGAACTGCGAACATTTCTTTTGCCGCCCGCTGTTCTCCATGTATGGTCGTTATACCGTCTTTCATGGGAAATTTTGTCACCTAGTGTAAGGTTGATGGTAGTGCCCTCATGATGTGTATTTAAGGCTTGCCAAGcaatgcattgtacctcatgtcgccATCGATGACTTGGAACTCGGTGTTCTGAATCGCACCAGACGTGTCGATCGTGAGGGTGATCTCTTCTTTCGTTACTTCGCCAGTCATGTTGAAGCTGTGGAGGACTCGAAGGATGGGTGAGACTCGATCGAGCAGCCCCAGTTGTCCTATTACCTCTAATCTAATTATGTTGGTCGAGCttcctggatccacgagcacacgttTTATCCTGGTATTGTTTAAAAGAAACGAGATCACCAGTGCGTCGTTATGCAGCTCTATCATGGCCTCGAAATCCTCCTCGTTGAACGTGAGGGTGTCTTTAGGCACATGGTTTTGGGTCGGTCCCTCTTCTGTGGTGGACGTTCTTGTCcgtttgaacatgggtccttgGGGGACGTTGGTTCCTCCAATAATCATATGGACGTCGTGTCAGAGAGTCTCCCCTTCCGCCCAGGTTGAGTTTTGTGGTGGTGTGCCGACATCTGGAGTAGTCATGTCCTTCTCTttgtggttttcgaggttgttgtTCTCAACTCCATTCACTGAGAAGGAGATTTTGTcttgaaatcgaagatcttgtacaagaaaaagtgtgaaaggaaacttgcgttgtgtaatgaaaccaacaagaaaataatcactattatttttagccccacggtgtgcaccaaactgtttaccatgaaaatggtaataacaattaaatttgttgatgggactcaaaaaatatgtgatatatttttatgctagttgttaagcagttgatgttaTGTACGTGAAGGTTAAAGACGAAATGCGAACTAAAGTAGAGTTATAACCAAACTGAGAGGTTAGCTACTCGGGCCTCAGACTGATCAATGAGAGGCCTCGAGGTCAATGCCTGGGCtggggctcgagctatcggggactctcaggaaagggctaacagttaggatataattaagggaggctctttatggccaatgactagcaataaatgaagaacaagtacgaACGTGATAAATGAAAGTAATAATATCGAGAGAGTGTATGAGAAAACAAAGAGagtgttcttctatatttcttgtGGAGAAGATGGAACAACAGAGTTTACAAAGTGCcaaggatcccccttatataggagggaaaatcctaacatagtacaaaatgcattaattgtaaaggtatggagatgggatggctagacgtGACACCAGGCTCTGCCAGTGCTATCCgctcgccttgggaactccccatcccCGACATCCTCATTGGGTCGGGCGTAAATGGACATCGAGAGAGAGAACTCGACCGCAACTTTGCAGCCTCGAGATCTCGAGATGACTTCCCGAATCACCTTAatgacgaggaattggaccctccgatttcaccataTACATTAACTTTAATGATCATATATTTAACTTGTCTTATTGCTTTGTATTAATTGTAGCATTCCTTGATTTGGTACGAGGTTCCTTTATGTCTTTGCTTTTATATTCTTTAATCGTAGAGATTCTTGTGAATTGAGTAGTTGAATTGATTAAAGTTGTTGATttgtttatggatcgggttgcacgctgcaacgggtggaataagggaggattgataTGGTAGGATTGGGTTGCAAGCCACAACGGATTTTAAATATGATTTTGATATGGTAAAATTAGGGAGGATTATGATACTGATTCAGATCatatggtgggattgggttgcgcgccagaacagattttacatgttattcttAATATTGATATAGTGAGATAGGGAGGATTCTgtttgtacggtgggatcgggcgGTGCGCCATAATGAATTGTGTATTATGTATTCATTGTTGCATTGTGTTAGCTTTCAATGTTTTCATACGAAGTTCTGAGGACTGATGTTTCTAGTTTTACTGATTTCGAGGATTGAGTTTATTTTCATAAGTTAACCGCGTTACTTTTCCTATGTTccttttttgttattattatactATATACAGGTTATTGTAAGTGACCCGCTTTAGCCTCattactacttcgtcgaggttaggctctgCACTTATAGAGGACATAGGGTCGGTtgcactcatactacactctgcacttcttgtgcaaattttggagtcggtcctagGGGCTGTCAGTATATTGCTTGGATTGATTGCCTAACAGAGACTTAAGGTACaactgcacgacgttcgcagccctaAAGTCCCCTTCTACCTTATTCTAGCTATTTATTTCATTTCAGACAGTCATGTTTTTATTCAGACCATTATTTGTATTACTCTAGTCGCTCGtgtacttgtgacactagttttGGGATTATATCTACATATCGCTGTTGTTACTATTTTTTCACTCTATTTAAGTTTATTTAGTTTCTTGGTTATTACtaatttgaattgttaaaaatggCTAAAGACTATTCTAACACTGGCTTGCCTAGTAAGTGAAATGTTAGGTGCTATCAAGGTCCCGAGGGTGAGAATTTcaggtcgtgacaaattggtatcagagcactaggttgcctaggtctcacgagCAAGCTTACTAGAGTTTGGAgaatcagtacggagacgtctgtacttatctttcagaggctatggagtttaggaaaaacttcacttctttccttctttatagtgcaattttattctatcattgatgattgaaccgttctattcttgttctctcacagatggcgagaCTACGAACGACATCTACAGCCGGCCAGGAGTCGGAGCCCCCTGCGGCAGCTACTACTAGGGGTAGATACCGAGGCCAAGCCAGAGGTCgaggcagaggcagagctcaACCTAGAGCTTGAGCAGTAGTACCCACAATGGAGCCTCAGATTGATCACGAGGAGGAGGTTTCAGCTTAGACTATACCTGTTAGACAAGCTCAGGTCCCGGAGGGGTTCATAGCCACtctagtgcttcaggacgctttagTCCGCTTGGTggtccttatggagagtgtggcctaGACTGGTACATTCTCGGTGGCACCAGCCGTCTCTTGGGCTGGGGAAGGAATACAAACTCCCACTACTCACACCCTGAGAACGTGGCTCTCCAGTATTAGACTCCACCAGCCTCACCAGTTGGGTTGGTTCAGTAGGTTATTGTGACACAGGCCGGTGATAGGCCCGCTATGTCTACTGAGGCTTTAttgaggttggataagtttaccaagatctttcttgttcatttcagtGGTgtaccttctgaggacccactaGATTATCTAGACCGCTCCTACGAGGAGCTGCAATATATGGGTATAattgagaccaatagggtcgattttgcaGTGTTTTAGATGACTAGTTCCGCCAATAAATTGTGGAGATATTATATGTTAACTAGACCTACTGGTTTGTCTGCACTTACCTAGGATCAATTTtcacagctatttctagagaagttcatCCCAGTCACTCTGAGATAGGATTACCGCAGACAGTTTGAGCGTCTTCAGCAGGATagtatgactgttacccagtacgAGACTCGATTTATGGACCTAGCTCGCCATGCCATTATCTTTCTTCATACTAAGAGGGAGAGAGTGAGGAGATTCATTGATGGGCTCACTTTCACTATTAGGctacagatggccaaggagactggaGATGATATTACTTTCCATAGGGCTATAGATATTGCTGGACGGATCGAGATGGTTCGTGCTCAGGAGAGGGCGCCAgtgtctgataagaggcctcatcattcctgtagttttagtggtgcctcatctggaggcaggggtacttttggtaaaggccatcctcccaggacatttagtcagcacttcaggtatcTCACAGTGTTTTAGGGAGTCATGGTCCTTATGTGCCTCATCTTGGATAGCCAACCTACAATACACCATTAGCTCCTATCGGTGCGCCTCCGATTTAGAGCTATCACCATAGTTATCCGGCCCATTCGGGTCAGCTTCAGATTCAACAGCCACAAGTGCAGGATGGGTGTTTTGATTGTGGAGGTACTGGTCACATCAAGAGGTTTTGTCCGAGATTGTTGAGCGGCATGCCACATGAAATTTCTTGTGCTATGATCTCAGCACTGGTTGCTccaccacctgctcagccagctagaggcaggtttcaggcagctagaggtggaggttaggccgttagaggtggaggtcaggccgttaggGGTGGAGGCCAACCAACTAGAGGCCGTTCTAGAGAAATAGTTCAAAGTGGTGGGgctcagccccgatgttatgctataCCAACTAGGCTTGAGGTCGATTCATCTAATGATGTTATCAGAGGTATTGTTccagtctgtcatagagatgcttcagttctattttattcgggctctacttattcctatgtgtcatcctattttgcttcttATCTGGTTGttcctcgtgattctttgagtgctcctgtgtcTATGTCCACGCCTTtaggagattctattgttgtagatcgtgtctatcactTGTGTGTGATTACTATTGGGAAtcttgagactagcgtagatcttttacttcttgatatggtagattttgatgttttcttgggtatggattgactgtcaccttatcatgctatattggaatGTCACGCTAAgatgatggccttagccatgctgaggttgcctcgattagagtggagagggactcgtggcaattctaccagcagggttatctctttTGTGAAGGCTTGACGTATGGTCAAGAaagggtgtctagcttatttggcctatgttcgtgattcgagtgcggaggttccttccattgATTCAGTACCTGTTGTgtgtgagtttccagaggtgtttcTTGCAGATCTGTTGGGGATGCCAcctgacagagatattgattactgtattgatttggctccgggcacttaacccatttctattccatcatACCGTATGCTTCCACAAGAGTggaaggaattgaaggagtagttgcaagatttgctcGATAAGAGATTCTTTAGAACTAGTGTCTCGCCCTAGGGTGCATCCATGTTGTtcttgaagaagaaagatgggttaATGAGGATATGTatagactatcgacagttgaacaaagtcactatcaagaataagtatccgttgccgaggattgatgaatTATTTGATGAGCTTCAAGGTTccaaagtgttttcaaagatttatTTGAGGATTAGtgaccatcagttgaagattagggtatAGGATGTTCCTAAGATGACTTTTCGGACTTGGTATAGgaattatgagttcctagtgatgtcatttgggttgacaaattccccagcatcatatggatttgatgaaccgggtgttcaagccctatttggattcttttgtgattgcatttattgatgatattttgatctactcttgtagtcgagaggagcatgagcaacatctttggACTGTACTTCAAATTCTAAAGGGTAGTTAGTTATATGCCTTGtgtttcaaagtgtgagttttagtTAGACTCACTTGCcttttggggcatgttgtatcggcATAGGGCAtaaaggtggatcctaagaagattgaggcagtccagaactggcctagacctacttcagctatagagatccgaagATTTCTAGGTtaggcgggttattatcgccggttcgtggagggattttcatccatagcagcaccattgactagattgacctagaagggtgcacCATTcatatggtcagatgagtgtgagttgagctttcagaagctcaagattgctttgactacggtgccagtgttggtgttacccATAGGTTCAGGATTTTACACGGTGTATCGTGATACATcctgtattgggcttggtgcagtattgatgtaAGATGGCAGGATGATTGCATATGCATCGAGACAATTGAAGGTTTATGACTTATAGTTGGCAGAAATTGTTcatacgttgaagatttggagacactaTCTTTATGGCATGTCATGTAAGGTATTCACGAATTATCacagtctacagtatttgttcaagcaaaaggatctcaacttgaggcagaggaggtggttgtaAATGTTGAAAGACtgtgatatcaccattttgtatcatcccgggaaggccaatgtagtggccgatgcctaGATTAGAAAGGCTgtgagtgtaagcacgtgatttttgcctcacggacaatcgctccaaaagaaaataaaaatagtgacaaatggtttcgctgtacaatttttcgatctttcgtaacatgtgttgttggtcatttgtgggtctgtccattttgcatccagtcattatcaaacaaaaatacaaaaatatgtgtcagtaaaagaaaattcaaaaaatatatatatatgtgtgcatcgttctgtctaggttgtgatttaacttacttaaatattttttttttgtgataacTATGTGAAAATGTTATAGTGTGGTTGATTtcaatttcactattttattttattttttgtttaaaagaaaaaaaaagcaaaagagtgaaggaaaatcggtttgggcccaaagaaataaaacaaagcagGCCCAAACAGACACTCGAgtccagtccaaaaccggctgcccaagcagcaattcaaacgacgccgtataagggcgttcgatctgagccatccgtccaggccaatccaacggctcaggacccctttcaacgacccgttttcaaacccgacccaataaccagtctgacccaaccccccacttaaaccaaacgaccccgtttaactaccaaacgaccccgtctcatttctcagtatcagatctaagccgttgagatcatctgatctaacggctcagatccaatcagcctccccgtatataagcctcctatcgtaccccgcaccccctataccaaccccacccttcatcgtccccaaacccaaacctgaaacccccgaaccctagcagccgccctagtctccttcgccattaaagccggcggcacgaatgccggtgaccacctcctgaacaccctaagaccccctcactctcctgaacatggatctactatccatttgcctcgaatcactttcgttcgtttcgaatcttcatttgaagatttgagtcgaacccggacctatgccaagttaccccatcttcgtaccagacaccccctgaccttcctcgtgaccaaaccaagcttggtttggtccgaatctacccacaactccctaaagatcagatctggaaatccagaccttagaacacatgcacctggggaatccggccggttctCGACAAGggtctgaggtctaatagaccttaatcaaggtgttctcatgtgagaacaccctgattaaagtttgttcggcctcaagagttcgaagttgagtctgacttggggtccattttgatttcaaactttgtcggtaagtttttctttcccttttcgtttatatcaactgctgattaagtcattagcatgctttgtgTTGATTGTTTGTTACTTTCTGATAGTTTCTTaaattctttcatctctgtaaagaccttttatttggtcgattgtgttctgtgtatgatttaaatgtatcctatgataagcatgtccgattagtatagtcgtcgcatgaataaacttatataggttcccagtaattgaacacaaaattgtctgatgccctttaggtccccgaacgtattgtttatatgagcgactgattattacctgctataattagtatagtcgactcgataaatgtcgttgattagttttctataactaatgaatcgaatgagctaataatgtcacatgactaattgaacgttgccactaactgaatgccccagcattgtttaaaatggtttgtttgcattgtaaaaaATGACtggaaaggttcagtccaggcagccttgaatttgaactttcatcagttcaaaactgccctgatgctgcaataggcagggcagtaataatcaaggttaagcaggggtattctggggtgttaaaaaggacagaaagattagtttaaatgagctgacaagtagggtactaatttaggattaaactaataccaatggggagcaagacatgagagtatggggcttaaaatgaataataaaatgatgcccataactcttgattaaacaaaaaaccaggcgtggggaataaaggggctggcaccaaaagatgcttaggcatgggctttaaagagtatgggcattctgccaatcgccagggcaggcagctcagctgcactaatgcatttggcctataaagaggccatttgagaacttaaaaggggctggactttttagtcttcaaaaaaagggaagaattttgagtcttGAAGCTGGAATCTTTAAGTCTTAAGAAAGgtttgtgagtttaaagaaaagacTGAAAACATACGAGAGTTCcttgttgctgcattgaatactctgttgttgctgttgtttcatcactCTTTCTGGGTTCACTgatttggtactcgactatttgcgGGTTCTCTTTGGTTCTGGaaaatattgttgtttgtctgtggactgtaGACATCACTAGGATTGTTcatttgttgttcgactctttgctgagcttcatcattattggctggttgtctgttgctgtgttgttgctgtgaatctgctgattgctgttgtttgctgtgtgctactcagcttatccctttccttcttcttctgttcctctataccaggtacacacctaagacactgtcagatgtagctggaaatttgagcatgaatgtaaaggaaagacctgaagaatgttttttatagatatagattgttacattaaatattcatgc
Coding sequences within:
- the LOC138879613 gene encoding uncharacterized protein — its product is MGMEASEPEPDAAVVHLCGGEAMDGVSSATPELARDQDSPRVETKALYIQTFTQYQDEVNRREHEKAYLTKQFEKENALLREELRARHTEISELSRYIREITSESDTLQGKDYRRQFERLQQDSMTVTQYETRFMDLARHAIIFLHTKRERVRRFIDGLTFTIRLQMAKETGDDITFHRAIDIAGRIEMVRAQERAPVSDKRPHHSCSFSGASSGGRGTFGKGHPPRTFSQHFRYLTVF